From the genome of Nicotiana sylvestris chromosome 2, ASM39365v2, whole genome shotgun sequence, one region includes:
- the LOC104222964 gene encoding putative F-box protein At4g38870, translating to MELPEAMVMEGLLRLPLKCLCRYMCVSKTWCSIISGINKLHIVHNLSIVISNFGCSTWSSLFQSRLGLTIPPPPPPFIKQQLGGGEYDSAEIGFTQVINGLLCFYTPAPAGDLTLCNYYTFETRKLPLPRFYRWTHKSQFYLGFDPLTGSYKLLSLGCLRDHDVLIYREILTLGGVNDEEDITVGTWIKMCPVGFLPGIDVLSTPSVCINQFLYWLVECKDNTRKILAFNLTAHHLYDIPLPKHLTGFDQLTDLSTARIVNFNGCLAVGCLENARADAVTLNFWEWNSRRCWFQHSITLPEEIVSCNRESWCSVGNLPTGKTRSTCKL from the coding sequence ATGGAGTTACCTGAAGCTATGGTAATGGAGGGTCTGTTGCGGCTGCCATTGAAGTGTCTCTGCAGATACATGTGTGTCTCAAAGACCTGGTGCTCAATCATCTCTGGAATTAATAAACTGCATATCGTTCACAACTTAAGCATCGTCATCTCCAATTTCGGTTGTTCAACTTGGAGTTCCTTGTTCCAATCGAGGCTCGGTCTTACTATCCCTCCTCCTCCCCCTCCTTTTATCAAGCAACAGTTGGGTGGTGGTGAGTATGATTCTGCAGAAATTGGATTCACACAAGTTATCAATGGCCTCTTATGTTTCTACACTCCAGCCCCAGCTGGTGATCTTACTCTCTGCAATTACTACACTTTTGAAACAAGGAAGCTCCCGCTCCCTAGGTTTTACCGCTGGACACATAAAAGTCAATTCTATTTAGGATTTGATCCCTTGACTGGCTCCTACAAGCTGCTTAGCCTTGGTTGCCTTCGCGATCATGATGTTCTTATTTACCGAGAGATTCTTACCCTAGGAGGAGTGAACGACGAGGAGGACATCACTGTCGGTACTTGGATAAAAATGTGCCCTGTTGGTTTTCTACCAGGGATAGATGTGTTGTCCACACCAAGTGTTTGCATTAACCAATTTCTGTATTGGTTGGTTGAATGCAAGGACAATACCCGGAAAATACTGGCATTTAACCTTACCGCACATCATTTATATGATATCCCCCTCCCTAAACATCTTACAGGTTTTGATCAACTTACAGATTTATCAACAGCCAGAATTGTGAACTTCAACGGATGTTTGGCGGTGGGATGCCTGGAGAATGCTAGGGCGGATGCAGTTACATTGAATTTCTGGGAATGGAATAGCCGGCGTTGCTGGTTTCAACATTCCATAACCTTACCTGAAGAAATAGTGAGTTGTAATAGAGAGAGCTGGTGCAGTGTTGGTAACCTTCCAACAG
- the LOC104241697 gene encoding uncharacterized protein — protein sequence MSQGYAIELYFDPALENQVLKAWNVLARRQISTQLIEIESRPHITLFSSPYIDPLKLENVVKSFSSKQESLPLSFGSIGSLPNDDNVLFLAPTPTLSLLQFHSQLFEAMKKEGIEIGEEHRPDTWIPYCPVAEEVPKTRMGEAFTVLRDLKLPVAGYAMEIALVEYPPVREVFSFVLGNTVEP from the coding sequence ATGTCGCAAGGCTACGCCATTGAGCTCTACTTTGATCCTGCATTGGAAAACCAGGTCCTGAAGGCTTGGAATGTATTGGCTCGGCGCCAGATTAGCACTCAGCTTATTGAGATTGAGTCTAGACCTCACATTACCCTCTTCTCGAGTCCCTATATTGATCCATTGAAGCTTGAGAACGTTGTAAAGAGTTTTTCGTCCAAGCAAGAATCTTTGCCTCTGTCCTTTGGTTCAATTGGAAGCCTCCCAAATGACGACAACGTTCTGTTTCTTGCTCCAACTCCAACTTTGTCTCTCCTTCAGTTCCACTCACAGTTGTTTGAAGCAATGAAAAAGGAGGGAATTGAAATTGGGGAGGAGCATCGTCCTGATACATGGATTCCTTATTGCCCTGTAGCTGAAGAAGTTCCTAAAACACGTATGGGCGAGGCATTCACTGTTTTGAGGGATCTGAAATTACCTGTTGCTGGATATGCGATGGAGATTGCACTTGTCGAGTATCCTCCAGTACGTGAAGTGTTTTCTTTTGTGCTTGGTAATACAGTTGAACCATGA
- the LOC104241223 gene encoding uncharacterized protein, whose protein sequence is MGETPGYSVMHRYISQMWNSITMPDLFLHGEGYYVVRFHNTKDMNEILFSGPYSIRNRPIILKPWTPAFDFSQEFMTEIPLWVKFPKLPMSCWGCGSLGRIASALGKPLFADECTTKQTRISYARMLIEVNVSKPLPDTIVVMEPNGKKFQQEVVFEWKPQFCTQCLTIRHICNKQPEQQGRPIQNRRRGEQKKVVQEWKPKDVSSTSQLADTKQLVHVEVTQPKANEGMKMLQQQDNGAHSKVTTPVEVSKNTSKGTKTKRGAENKTSRTTRTRWIDHCSMTWLIWNIRGVNKVYKQKELKKYIRIKNIKLLGLLETRVKQHRSLKIATNIASNWGIVNNYSAAVNGKIWLMWDQCEYTINALKVEAQLIHCEVRDTSNKLQCVLTIVYGFNTVEEMRSLWTSLQDISNSTNCPWLVCGDFNAILTTGDRRSYHHVTFNEVKEFTDRINYTLLSELQWKGDYYTWSNKQQGVERVSSKIDRAFEYDLPNISDHALMLLTLHTVNQKIKAPFRFFNIWGEHAQFLEIVEAHWKKKLDSDLMQNVWNKLKAMRSAFRQLNQREFQATTEKIDRAREDL, encoded by the exons ATGGGGGAAACACCAGGATATTcagtcatgcataggtacatttCTCAAATGTGGAACTCTATAACTATGCCAGATCTGTTTTTGCATGGGGAGGGGTATTATGTGGTTCGATTTCATAATACAAAAGATATGAATGAAATTCTATTTTCTGGGCCGTACTCTATTAGAAATCGACCAATTATCTTGAAACCATGGACTCCTGCATTTGATTTCAGTCAAGAGTTTATGACAGAGATTCCATTGTGGGTGAAATTTCCCAAATTACCTATGAGTTGTTGGGGTTGTGGATCACTGGGCAGAATAGCAAGTGCATTGGGGAAGCCATTATTTGCTGATGAGTGTACGACTAAACAAACAAGGATTTCATATGCTAGAATGTTAATTGAAGTTAATGTATCAAAGCCACTCCCTGACACAATTGTGGTTATGGAGCCAAATGGAAAGAAATTTCAGCAGGAGGTGGTATTTGAATGGAAACCTCAATTCTGCACTCAATGTCTAACTATAAGGCACATTTGCAATAAGCAACCTGAGCAGCAAGGAAGACCAATACAGAATAGAAGAAGAGGAGAGCAGAAGAAAGTGGTCCAGGAATGGAAGCCCAAAGATGTTTCATCTACGAGCCAACTGGCAGATACAAAGCAACTAGTCCATGTTGAAGTCACTCAACCTAAAGCTAATGAAGGTATGAAAATGCTGCAACAACAGGACAATGGAGCACACAGCAAAGTAACAACACCAGTTGAAGTGTCAAAGAATACCTCTAAAG GGACAAAAACAAAGAGAGGTGCTGAGAACAAAACAAGTAGAACCACCAGAACCAGGTGGATTGATCACTGCTCAATGACTTGGCTTATATGGAATATTAGGGGTGTGAATAAAGTGTATAAACAAAAAGAGCTAAAGAAGTATATAAGGATAAAAAATATCAAACTCCTGGGCCTGCTGGAAACCAGGGTTAAGCAACATAGAAGTTTAAAAATAGCTACAAATATTGCTTCAAACTGGGGGATAGTAAATAACTACTCTGCTGCAGTAAATGGAAAAATCTGGTTGATGTGGGATCAATGTGAATATACTATAAATGCCCTGAAGGTGGAAGCTCAGTTAATACATTGTGAAGTTAGAGACACCTCTAATAAACTACAATGTGTTCTGACTATTGTTTATGGCTTTAACACTGTGGAAGAAATGAGAAGTTTGTGGACCAGTTTGCAAGATATATCAAATAGTACTAACTGTCCATGGTTAGTCTGTGGAGATTTTAATGCAATCCTAACAACTGGAGATAGAAGGAGCTACCATCATGTGACTTTTAATGAGGTTAAAGAGTTTACAGACCGTATTAATTACACCTTACTAAGTGAACTACAATGGAAAGGTGACTACTATACCTGGTCAAATAAGCAGCAAGGAGTTGAGAGAGTAAGTAGTAAAATAGACAGGGCTTTTG AATATGATCTACCTAACATATCTGATCATGCACTTATGCTGTTGACTTTACACACTGTGAACCAAAAAATCAAAGCTCCTTTCAGGTTCTTCAATATATGGGGAGAACATGCACAATTTTTGGAGATAGTGGAGGCACACTGGAAGAAGAAATTGGATAGTGACCTTATGCAGAATGTTTGGAATAAGTTGAAGGCAATGAGATCAGCCTTCAGACAACTGAACCAAAGAGAATTTCAGGCAACTACAGAGAAGATTGACAGGGCAAGAGAGGACCTTTAA
- the LOC104241224 gene encoding uncharacterized protein, protein MVARITSWTAKKLSYAGRAQLIQTVLFSIQAYWSQLFAIPSKVLNTIEAYCRSYLWSGTNTITRKALLAWEKVCTPKSVGGLGLINMRLWNRAAITKASWDIEHKCDRLWIRWLHAYYIKNQQFCLMAIPQQAGWMVRKLFEARDTLPLIQYNTVGSLIKQIYLQLMGNNEKISWKTLRFGNNARPKAQFIVWLQMQGRLLTVDRIASWAVNVDHECKLCNSQGETRNHIFMECPYSVKVWEGVLKWMKVPSFRTTKWEQLEKWIIQKTKGKSQKAQVFKMTYTEWVHTIWIERNQHRFEERSRSAEQLVREIAYVCHIRAPTRIKEMVRQFVVS, encoded by the coding sequence ATGGTGGCTAGAATCACCTCTTGGACTGCCAAGAAGCTGTCATATGCAGGTAGAGCTCAACTAATTCAAACTGTTCTCTTTAGTATCCAAGCCTACTGGTCCCAATTGTTTGCTATCCCCTCAAAAGTGCTAAATACAATTGAGGCCTATTGTCGAAGCTATCTGTGGTCGGGCACAAACACAATCACTAGAAAAGCTCTACTAGCTTGGGAGAAGGTTTGCACACCAAAGTCAGTGGGTGGTCTAGGCTTGATAAACATGCGATTATGGAATAGAGCTGCAATAACTAAAGCTAGTTGGGATATTGAACATAAGTGTGATAGACTATGGATCAGATGGCTGCATGCATACTATATCAAGAATCAACAATTTTGTCTAATGGCTATTCCTCAACAGGCTGGATGGATGGTAAGGAAATTGTTCGAGGCAAGAGATACATTGCCACTGATTCAATACAACACTGTTGGTAGTTTGATTAAGCAGATATATCTTCAGTTAATGGGGAACAATGAGAAAATTTCATGGAAAACATTGAGATTTGGAAATAATGCTCGGCCAAAAGCGCAATTTATAGTATGGCTACAGATGCAGGGCAGACTTCTGACTGTGGATAGAATTGCTTCCTGGGCTGTAAATGTGGATCATGAATGCAAGCTGTGCAATAGTCAAGGTGAAACGAGAAATCATATCTTCATGGAGTGTCCTTATTCTGTCAAAGTCTGGGAAGGGGTACTAAAATGGATGAAGGTTCCTAGCTTCAGAACAACAAAATGGGAACAACTGGAGAAATGGATCATTCAAAAAACAAAGGGTAAATCACAGAaagctcaggtattcaagatgacATATACAGAATGGGTGCATACAATATGGATCGAAAGGAATCAACACAGATTTGAAGAGAGATCAAGGAGTGCAGAACAATTGGTGAGGGAAATTGCATATGTGTGTCATATCCGTG